ATGACAAGCTCCGTCCGCTGGATGCGAAATCCTCCCGGATGGTCACCGTGAAACTGAAATACATCCCCGGTGAGGAAAAAAGAAACCAGGTGGTCATCGACGGGCTGATTTCCGACGGCTGGGTGGAAGACGCCGGGGATTGAACGGCGCTGCCTGGAGGGGCCATTCCTCAGGAGTGGCTCTCCGGCTGGCCGTCCGTTTCCACTGGGCTTTGCTGGGGGAGCCGGGGCTTCAGCAGGTCGAAACGGGAGGCACAGTACATGCAGCGGAACGTCTGCGTGAAGATCAGGCTGAACACCGCGGACGTCGCATGGTCCAGCGGGAAGATCCGCGTTGCCTTCGGATGGACGTGTGCCCTGGATCCGGCGAGCGGTGTCCCCTTGCAGAGCGGGCAGAGGACTTTCCGCCGGTTCAGGAATGAGATCAGGGTGGTGATGGCATAGGCGGCCACGCTGCCGATCAGGATTTTGGTGCTCCTGGGAGTCGGTTCCATCAGGAGGATGGGGATGCAGGTCAGCACCGCAACCCCAGACAGCCAGTTGAGGAACACCACGATCTGCGCCCATACAAATGGCGCCCTGAACGGCACCGAGCGCAGGCGTGCGGGTGTGGCTGGTTGAGAGGGTGATGGAGGGGCCAAGGGGATCCGCTGTGTTTTGGCGGTGCCAGCATTCCGCAGCCATACTGCGTTGGCAAGCCCCGAAGGGAGAGCCCGCGGCGGCCGCTTTTTCCCTTGGCCAAGGATGCAGGTTGACCTGCCGGAGGACGAAACCTAAACAGGTATCACTACCACTCTCATTCCATTCCCCATTACCAATGAAGGACCCCATCACAGTCTCCATCACGGGCGCCGCCGGCCAGATCGGCTACGCGCTGCTGTTCCGCATCGCATCCGGCTATGTCTTCGGCGCGGACCAGCCGGTGAACCTCCGCCTGATCGAGGTGGAGCCCGCCTTGCCAGCCCTGAACGGAGTGGTGATGGAGCTGGATGACTGTGCGTTTCCCCTGCTGCGGGAGGTGGTGCCGACGGCGGACCTGGACGAAGGCTTCAAGGGTGCGAACTGGGCGCTGCTCGTCGGTTCCGTGCCGCGGAAAGCGGGGATGGAGCGGGGCGACCTGCTGGGCATCAACGGCAAAATTTTCACCGGCCAGGGCCAGGCCATCGCCCGCAACGCCGCGAAGGACATCCGCGTGCTGGTCGTGGGGAATCCCTGCAACACCAACGCGCTCATCGCCATGAACAACGCCGCCGGCGTGCCGAACGAGCGCTTCTTCGCCATGACCCGCCTCGACGAGAACCGGGCGAAAAGCCAGCTCGCCGCGAAAGCCGGAGTGCATTCCTCCGACGTCACCAACCTCTGCATCTGGGGCAACCACTCCGCCACCCAATATCCGGACTTCACCAACGCGAAGATCGGCGGCAAGCCCGCCACCGAAGTCATCACCGACCAGGCCTGGCTGGAGGGCGAGTTCATCACCACCGTCCAGCAACGCGGCGCGGCCATCATCAAGGCCCGCGGGGCCTCCTCCGCCGCCTCAGCCGCGAATGCCGCCATCGACACCGTGAAAAGCCTCATCACCGCCACTCCGGATGGTGACTGGACCTCCGTCGCCGTCTGCTCCGACGGATCCTACGGCATCGAGAAAGGCCTCATCGCCTCCATGCCCATCCGCGTGAAGGCGGACGGCACCTGGGAAGTCGTGCAGGGCGTGCCCGTCAGCGAATTCAGCCAGGGCAGGATCGACGCGACCATCAACGAGCTGAAGGAAGAACGGGATGCCGTGAAGGATCTCATTCCCTGAGGGGGAGACGCGCTGCAGCCGGGTAAGGAGGGAGGACACTCCTGTCCTCCGGCTGCAATGGGAACTCATAGCAAAGGCATCGCAGGGATAAATCCACCTGTTCATTCATTCGCCAATGCCGCCGGAGGACAGGAGTGTCCTCCCTCCTTACCCGGCTGCAACCGGAACGCCGGGCAAAGGCATCACAGGGATAGATCCACCTATCATTCAATTCGCCATTCCAGCCGGAGGACAAGAATGGGAGCGGAGCGGACATGGCGGCTCTGCCGCAATGTCCTCCCTCCTTACCTCCCCGATCGGTTAGGCCCGTTTCTTTTCCGAAATATCCCGGAAATCCCCACCGTTATAGGCTCTTCATTTTATGAATCAGGACGAATTGGAACGACTCCAGCAGGAAATCACCGAAGCCAGCGGCTGGATCCCCGCGATCATGGCGGAAATGTCGAAGGTCGTGGTCGGCCAGCAGTATGTCATCGAGCGGCTGCTCATCGGCCTGCTGTCGGACGGTCACGTGCTGCTGGAAGGCGTGCCCGGCCTGGCGAAGACCACCACCATCAAGGCGCTCGCCCAGAGCATCCAGGGGGTATTCAAGCGCATCCAGTTCACGCCGGACCTGCTGCCGTCGGACATCGTCGGTACGCTTTTCTACAACTCGCAGACGCAGGAATACTCCACCAAGAAGGGTCCCATCTTCGGCAACCTCATCCTGGCGGACGAAATCAACCGCGCCCCGGCAAAGGTCCAGTCCGCGCTGCTGGAGGCCATGCAGGAACACCAGGTCACCCTCGGTGAGACCACCTTTCCGCTGCCGGATCCTTTCCTCGTCCTCGCCACCCAGAACCCGCTCGACCAGGACGGCACCTACCCGCTGCCTGAGGCACAGGTGGACCGCTTCATGCTGAAGGTCGTCGTCGACTACGGCACCCATGAGGAGGAGCTGGGCATCCTCGAGAAAATGGGCACCTCCGGCGCGAAGCCGACCGTCAGCCCCGTCACCGACCTGGACACCATCGTCCGCATGCGCTCGCTGAGCGACCGGGTGTATGTCGATCCGCAGATCAAGGACTACATCGTCCGGCTGGTGCTCGCCACCCGTGACCCGAAGTCCATCGACCCGAAGCTCGACGGCCTCATCCGCTACGGTGCCTCCCCGCGTGCCACCATCAACCTCATCCTCGCGGCGAAGGCGCACGCCTTCCTGCAGGGCCGCGCGCATGTCACGCCGTTCGACGTCCGCAGCATCGCCCCGGACGTCCTGCGCCACCGCCTGATCCGCACCTATGAGGCGGAGGCGGAGGAAGTAACCAGCGAGCAACTGGTGAGCTGGGTCTTGGACAAGGTGGCCGTTCCCTGATCATGGCTGAAAACCGCAACACCCGGCTATTGGCTCAGATGGCTCTCATCCTGGGTTTGCTCGCGCTCGGCACCCACTTGCTTGAACGGAAAGGGACCAGCCCGGAACAGGTGAGGAAGATCGTGGAAGAAGAGATGGCGAAAAGGGAGAAAATCTACGTGGACACGCAGACTCCGAAGGTCGCGAGAGCCATGGCGAAGCTGACCGGACAGGAGACTGGAGATTTCCAGCCTCAGACCGTGGAAGAGCTTTTCAGCCCTTTGATCGAAGCTCTCGGGGAACAGACAGAATCGAAATGAGGAACGCCCGATGATCCCCCGATCCTACCTCCGGAAGATCCGCCAGATCGAGGTGCGGACGAACCGTCTCGCCCAGGAGCTGCTGGCGGGGGCGTACCACTCCGTCTTCAAGGGACGGGGGATGGACTTCGAGGATGTCCGCGAATACCAGCTCGGGGATGACGTGCGGACCATCGACTGGAACGTGTCATCCCGCACCGGCGTCACCCATATCAAGAAATACCGGGAGGAGCGGGAGCTTTCCATGGCCATCGTCGTGGACGTCAGCGCGTCCGGGATCATCGGCACCGGGGAGCAGTCAAAGCGGGACCTGGCGGCGGAGATAGCCTCCGTGCTGGCCTTCAGCGCCACCCGCAACAGCGACCGCGTGGGCTTGGTCCTCTTCACGGACAAGGTGGAGAAATTCATCCCCGCCAGGAAGGGACGCTCGCACGTGTTCCGGCTCATCCGGGAGATCCTGTTTTTCGAGCCGGAGAACACCGGCACCTCCTGTGAAAAGGCGCTGCATTTCATCAACCATGTCTTCCCGCGCCGGGCCATCGTCTTCCTCATCTCCGACTTCATCGACGAGGGCTATGAGAAGGCGCTGAAAGTCACCAACCGGAAGCACGACGTCATCGCCATCCGCATCTCCGATCCCAGCGAATCGACCCTGCCGAAGGCCGGGTGGGTGACCATGGAGGACGCGGAGACGGGGCAGATGGTCGAGATCAACACCAGCGACCCGAAGGTGGTGGAGCGGTATGAGAAAGCCACCGCGGAGAAGCTGGAGCGGCAGCGGAAGATGCTGCAGCGCGCCGGTCTGGACTCCATCGAGGCGGAGACGGACAAGCCCTACCTCATCGAGCTGAAGAAGTTTTTCGAGCGCCGCATCATGAAGAAGAATCCATGAAGGAAACGCCCCCTGACATCACGGATGATTTCACGCTGGTCGCCCCGCCGGAGCCGCTGGCGTGGCTGTGGCCCGCGGTCATCGCGCTGGCGGTGCTGCTCGTCATCGGGTTGATCGTGTGGCGGCTTTACCGGAAGCGGCGGCTGCCGTTCCAGGAACCCGCCGTGCCGCCGGAGGTGGCCGCCCGCGAAGGTCTGGAAGCCAGCCGCAAGCTGCTGGACGAGGGGCGTTACAAGGAATTCGTGGTCGAGGTTTCGCGCGTGCTGCGCGTGTACATCGAGGACCGCTTCGCCCTCCGTGCACCGCATCTTTCGACCGAGGAGTTCCTGTTCGAGGCGGAGCGCAGCGACCGCCTGTCCGTGGACTGGCAGAACGCCCTGGGCGATTTCCTGTTCCAGTGTGACAAGGTGAAGTTCGCCCTCGCCAATACGGAGCAGCCGAGGATGGAAGCCCTCTATGCGACGGCGGAGAGGTTTATCAGTAAGGGGGGAGGACACTCCTGTCCTCCGTCTGCAACGGGAATCCATAGCAAAGGCATCTCCGAACAAAGTCACCTTTCCCAGCCCATCGCCAATGCCGCCGGAGGACAGGAATGGGATCGAAGCGGACATAGCGGCTTGCCGCAATGTCCTCCCTCCTTACTTCCTCCGACGGGGCCTGAAAAGAAAGAGGGCTCCCCATGACCCTCCCGCAGTTCAGCTTCGGCCAGCCATGGTGGCTCCTTCTCCTCATCCCGCTGTTGTGGTGGTTCTGGCGGAAGGGGCGGCCCGGCCAGACCGCGGCCATCCTTCACTCCACCACCAGCGTGCTGGCCGGCCTGGGGAATCCGCGGAAGGTCACTCCCGGCCGCATCCTGTGGGCGGTGCGTCTGGTCGCGCTGACATTGCTGGTCCTCGCCATGGCCCGCCCGCGCGTGCCGGAGGGGGAGCACAAGAACCCGAACAAGGGCATCGACATCATGCTGGCGTGCGACATCTCCGGCTCCATGGATGAAAAGGACTTCACCGTCGGCACGGAAAAAATTTCCCGCCGGGAAGCGCTCACCCGCGCCATCTCGGAGTTCGTCGACAACCGCACCAGCGACCGCATCGGCATGGTTGGCTTCGGCCAATACACCTACCTGCTCAGCCCGCTGACGACGGATGGCAACTGGATCAAGGACGTGCTGAAGATGGTCGTCCTGCGCATGGACGGCACCGCCATCGGCGACGGCATCATCGCCGGGGTGGACAAGCTGGAGGAAAACCCGGCCCGGTCGAAGGTCATGATCCTCGTCACCGACGGCCAGAACAACAAGGGCAACAACCCGTTGGTCGCCGCGGACTACGCGAAGACCAAGGGCGTGCGCATCTACGCGCTGGAGATCATGAACATCCGCAGCATCCGCGGCGCGGGTGTCGAGAAAAGCCCGCTGGCCCAGGTGGCGCAGAAGACCGGCGGCCAGTATTTCCAGGCGTCCGACACCGGCTCGCTCATGCAGATCTACCGCCAGATCGACCGCATGGAGAAGCGCGAGATCGAGGTGAACCGCCACATGCTCTACCATGAGCTTTTCCTCTGGTTCGCCGGACTGGCCGCCGTGCTGCTGCTGTTCGAGTGGATCGCCAATCACACCTTCTGGCTCCGGGTTCCATGATCTTCGCGCACAAATACCTGCTGTTCCTGCTGCCGCTGGTCGTCATCGGCGCGGTGTTGCTTTACCGTGTGTCAAAGGCCCGAGCGCGGAAAAAGCTCTCCGCCTTCAGCCCCGCCACGCGCCTGCCCGCCATGCTGCGGTCGGTGGACTTCCGGGCGAAGAAACGGAAATTCATCCTGGTGACGGTGGCGCTCTCGCTGCTGGTGGTGGCGCTGGCCCGGCCCATGTGGGGGCCGCGTGACAGCAGCAAGGAACAAGAAGGAGCGGAGTTTTTCATCATCCTGGACGTCTCGAAGAGCATGCTGGTGCGGGATGTGAAACCCTCCCGCCTGGACTCCGTGAAGGCATCCCTGGCGGAGTGGTTCAAGACCCGCTCCGGCGACCGCATCGGCCTCATCCTGATGGCGGGGGACGCCTTCATCCAGGCACCGCTCACCAATGACTACACCGCCCTGCGAGAGGTGCTGGAGCATTCCCGGCCGAAGTCCATCTCACTGGGCGGCACCAACATTTCCGAGGCCATCAAGGTGGCGGGCAAGGCGCTGGATGCCAGCGGCGTGAAGAACAAGGCCGTCGTCATCGTCAGCGACGGGGAGAACACGGAAGGCCATACCGTCACCGACGTGCAGGCCGCGCATGTGAACGAGCGGATCAAGTTCTTCACCGTCGGCGTGGGCACGCCGGAGGGCGGCCAGGTGCCGAACAAGGAACTGCCGCCGGATTTCCAGGGGCCGGTCACGGAGATTGTGAAGGACGAATACGGCCTGCCCGTGACCAGCAAGCTGGACGAGCGGAACCTGCGCGCCATCGCAGCAGCGGGGGGCGGGCGCTACTTCGACTACCTGCCGGAGGGAAAGACGTGGGACCTGCTCTACAACCAGTCGCTTTCCACGCTGGCGAAGAAGTCCGCCGTTTTCAAACTGGAGGACTTCGTCGATCTGTTCCAGATTCCCCTGTTGCTGGCCATCCTCCTGCTGGCTGCCGAAGTCGGCATCTCCACCCGCCTCAAGAACCCGCCCCGCCCGAAATCCGCCGTCACTCTCCCGGAACCAAGCCCGGCACCCGCCGCCAAAGCCATGGAAACGACCAAATACGCGCCGCTGGCCATCGCCCTGCTGTTCGCCCTCGCCGGATCATCATGGGGTGCGGAGGCGGACCCGCTCATCGCCCGGACGGAAGGCATGCTGCGGGAGGGAAAGGCGGCGGAAGCCGCGTCCATGCTGCGTGAGGCCGTGCAGAAGCGCCCGCAGGACCACTACCTGATCTACAACTACGGCATCGCCGCCTACGCCGCGCAGCAATACCAGGAAGCGGCGGACGCTTTCTCCGAGGTCTGCCTTTCCAAGGACAGGAAGCTGCGCGGGCAGGCGCTCACCCAGCTCGGCAACACCCACTACCGCATCGGCCAGACGGTCAGCAAGTCGTGGAACCGCAACGGTGCCGTCGTCGCCTGGGAACGTGCGGTGGAATACTACCACAGCGCGAACGAGGAGAAGCCGACGAAGACCACGGAGAAGAACCTCCTCGTGGCGAAGCAGCAACTGGAGAAGCTGCTGCTCGATATCGGGGACAAGTCGGTCATCGAGGCGGAAAAGGCGCAGGCCCAGCAGGAACAGATCACCGAGCCGGACAAGGCGGAGAAGAACAAGCCCGCCAACCTCAACGTCCAGGTCAGCCACCTGACGAAAGCCCACGAGGCCTACGAGAAGGTCACCAACCTCAACCCGGAGAACAAGGACGCGGAGAAGAAGCTGGATGAAGTGACGGAGAACCTGGCCGAAAAGCTCACCGAGCAGGCGCGCATGCTGCGCGAGCGGTCCGAAAAGGTGCCGGAGGGCAAAAATCAGAAGGCGGAGCAGGACAAGCTCAACGTCCAGGCATCCCAGTCCTATGAGAAGGCGCGCGCGCTGCAGCCTGACGACAAGCCTCTCGCCCAGGAGCATGACGCTTTCAAGAAAGAGGTCGCGGACAAGATGACGGACACCGCGCAGGAGATCGCGGACCAGGCCATGCAGCCGAAGCCGGAGGCTCCGAAGATGGGCGACCTGAAGAAGAAACAGGAAGGCCTCCAGAAAGCGCTGGAACAGACGAACAAGGCGCTGGCCTTCGACGACCAGAACCAGCGGGCGCAGAACCTCCAGGCGGAGGTGATGAAGAACCTGGAGGAAACGCACATGGCCCTGGCCGAGATGGCAATGGATGCCGGCAACGTCGCCGAGGAGCGCAAGCAGGTGGAGGGCGCGGCGGAGAATTTCAACGGCGCGATGCAGAATTTCCAGAAGGCGCTGGCCATCAACCCGGACAACGCGGAGGCGGAGAAAGGCGCCGCGGAGGCCCAGGAAAAGCTCGCCCGGAACATGGCGGAGATCGGCAAAAAGGAGATGGCCAAGGTCGGCCAGGAACCTCAACCGGCAAAAAAAGGCCAGACCCCGCCGCCGGTCGATCCGGTCAGCCGCCTGCGTGAGGACATCGGCCACCTGGAAAAGGCAGCCCAGAATTTCGCCCAGGCGGATGCGCTCGCACCCGGGGAGAATGAAGCCCAGGAACTCCATGAGCAGGCGACAGAGCAGCTCACGGAGCTGCGCAGCCAGCTCGACAAGGCCCAGGCACAGGCAGGCAACCAGCCGAAGCCACCGGGCGAGGAAGCAGGGGAGCAACAGGCCGCCGAGCAACCGGGTGAACCGCAGGACAGCCAGCAGCCCGGCACGCCCATGCAGGAGGTGAAGGCCATGGCCAGTTTCAGCGAGGTCCGCGGCAGCAGCGATCTTGAAGGCCAGTATAAGGACCTCCGCGACAAGCGGAAGATCCGCGACTGGTGAGACAAGCGGAAGATCCGCGACTGGTGAAATACCGTAGCGAATCTCGTGAGAGATTCGGCTGGGTGGAACCTCCACCAATGAACCGGCTGCGGTTCCTGATGGACTTCCCCCCAGCCGGAAGTCTCATGACTTCCGCTCCTGCGAAACAGCCACTATTTGATGGATGAACCGACGTTCCGCTCGACGTTTCCTCCTTTGCTGCTATTAGGTTTGTTCTCCGCCATGGACCAGGAATCCGACCCTCAAAAGCCAAGCCTCCGCCCGCCAGATCTGAAAGCTCCGGACCTTGCTCCGCCGCCCAGCATTCCGGCCCCTTCATTCACTCCGCCGCCGTCCGCGCCTCCTGCCAGCCCGGCTTCCTACGGCCCTCCGCCCACCATGGAGATCCCGGAAGAGGCGAAAAAGAAGGTTAAGGAAGTCGTCCCGGATGAGGATGAGGTGAAGGCCGGTGACATCGCCCCGTTCAACACCCGCATCATCGCTGCCCTGATCGACTACGGCGCGATCATCATCGCCAGCCTGGTGCTGATGAAGATCCTTCCCGGATTCCTTTCTTCTGTGGTTTCGCTGGCCTCGCTCGGCTACATTCTGACGAAGGACTCGCTGCCGTTCCTCGGTGGCCAGAGCATCGGCAAGAAGGTGATGAAACTCCGCGCGGTCACCGCTGATGGCGCTCCGCTCACCGGTAACTGGGAGAAAGGCATACTCCGCAACGCCTTCCTCATCATCGCTCCGGTCGAGCTGGTTGTTCTTCTCCTCCGTGAGGAGAAACCGGAAAAAGGCCGCCGCCTGGGTGACGACTTCGCGAAAACCAAGGTCATCGTGGAAGCGGAACCCGTCGTTCCGGAAGCTTGATTTGATTTTCCGGGCCGGGGGGGACATGTTTCCTCCCGGCCTTTTTTGTTTCGATGAGATTCCCTCGATTGATCTTCCTGTTCCTGTGCGTCGTTCCGGCATTTGCCCTGAGCGGCTGCATGGCCAGCATCGCGACCTT
This genomic stretch from Akkermansiaceae bacterium harbors:
- a CDS encoding malate dehydrogenase, with the translated sequence MKDPITVSITGAAGQIGYALLFRIASGYVFGADQPVNLRLIEVEPALPALNGVVMELDDCAFPLLREVVPTADLDEGFKGANWALLVGSVPRKAGMERGDLLGINGKIFTGQGQAIARNAAKDIRVLVVGNPCNTNALIAMNNAAGVPNERFFAMTRLDENRAKSQLAAKAGVHSSDVTNLCIWGNHSATQYPDFTNAKIGGKPATEVITDQAWLEGEFITTVQQRGAAIIKARGASSAASAANAAIDTVKSLITATPDGDWTSVAVCSDGSYGIEKGLIASMPIRVKADGTWEVVQGVPVSEFSQGRIDATINELKEERDAVKDLIP
- a CDS encoding MoxR family ATPase gives rise to the protein MNQDELERLQQEITEASGWIPAIMAEMSKVVVGQQYVIERLLIGLLSDGHVLLEGVPGLAKTTTIKALAQSIQGVFKRIQFTPDLLPSDIVGTLFYNSQTQEYSTKKGPIFGNLILADEINRAPAKVQSALLEAMQEHQVTLGETTFPLPDPFLVLATQNPLDQDGTYPLPEAQVDRFMLKVVVDYGTHEEELGILEKMGTSGAKPTVSPVTDLDTIVRMRSLSDRVYVDPQIKDYIVRLVLATRDPKSIDPKLDGLIRYGASPRATINLILAAKAHAFLQGRAHVTPFDVRSIAPDVLRHRLIRTYEAEAEEVTSEQLVSWVLDKVAVP
- a CDS encoding DUF58 domain-containing protein → MIPRSYLRKIRQIEVRTNRLAQELLAGAYHSVFKGRGMDFEDVREYQLGDDVRTIDWNVSSRTGVTHIKKYREERELSMAIVVDVSASGIIGTGEQSKRDLAAEIASVLAFSATRNSDRVGLVLFTDKVEKFIPARKGRSHVFRLIREILFFEPENTGTSCEKALHFINHVFPRRAIVFLISDFIDEGYEKALKVTNRKHDVIAIRISDPSESTLPKAGWVTMEDAETGQMVEINTSDPKVVERYEKATAEKLERQRKMLQRAGLDSIEAETDKPYLIELKKFFERRIMKKNP
- a CDS encoding DUF4381 family protein; the encoded protein is MKETPPDITDDFTLVAPPEPLAWLWPAVIALAVLLVIGLIVWRLYRKRRLPFQEPAVPPEVAAREGLEASRKLLDEGRYKEFVVEVSRVLRVYIEDRFALRAPHLSTEEFLFEAERSDRLSVDWQNALGDFLFQCDKVKFALANTEQPRMEALYATAERFISKGGGHSCPPSATGIHSKGISEQSHLSQPIANAAGGQEWDRSGHSGLPQCPPSLLPPTGPEKKEGSP
- a CDS encoding VWA domain-containing protein — its product is MTLPQFSFGQPWWLLLLIPLLWWFWRKGRPGQTAAILHSTTSVLAGLGNPRKVTPGRILWAVRLVALTLLVLAMARPRVPEGEHKNPNKGIDIMLACDISGSMDEKDFTVGTEKISRREALTRAISEFVDNRTSDRIGMVGFGQYTYLLSPLTTDGNWIKDVLKMVVLRMDGTAIGDGIIAGVDKLEENPARSKVMILVTDGQNNKGNNPLVAADYAKTKGVRIYALEIMNIRSIRGAGVEKSPLAQVAQKTGGQYFQASDTGSLMQIYRQIDRMEKREIEVNRHMLYHELFLWFAGLAAVLLLFEWIANHTFWLRVP
- a CDS encoding VWA domain-containing protein, producing the protein MIFAHKYLLFLLPLVVIGAVLLYRVSKARARKKLSAFSPATRLPAMLRSVDFRAKKRKFILVTVALSLLVVALARPMWGPRDSSKEQEGAEFFIILDVSKSMLVRDVKPSRLDSVKASLAEWFKTRSGDRIGLILMAGDAFIQAPLTNDYTALREVLEHSRPKSISLGGTNISEAIKVAGKALDASGVKNKAVVIVSDGENTEGHTVTDVQAAHVNERIKFFTVGVGTPEGGQVPNKELPPDFQGPVTEIVKDEYGLPVTSKLDERNLRAIAAAGGGRYFDYLPEGKTWDLLYNQSLSTLAKKSAVFKLEDFVDLFQIPLLLAILLLAAEVGISTRLKNPPRPKSAVTLPEPSPAPAAKAMETTKYAPLAIALLFALAGSSWGAEADPLIARTEGMLREGKAAEAASMLREAVQKRPQDHYLIYNYGIAAYAAQQYQEAADAFSEVCLSKDRKLRGQALTQLGNTHYRIGQTVSKSWNRNGAVVAWERAVEYYHSANEEKPTKTTEKNLLVAKQQLEKLLLDIGDKSVIEAEKAQAQQEQITEPDKAEKNKPANLNVQVSHLTKAHEAYEKVTNLNPENKDAEKKLDEVTENLAEKLTEQARMLRERSEKVPEGKNQKAEQDKLNVQASQSYEKARALQPDDKPLAQEHDAFKKEVADKMTDTAQEIADQAMQPKPEAPKMGDLKKKQEGLQKALEQTNKALAFDDQNQRAQNLQAEVMKNLEETHMALAEMAMDAGNVAEERKQVEGAAENFNGAMQNFQKALAINPDNAEAEKGAAEAQEKLARNMAEIGKKEMAKVGQEPQPAKKGQTPPPVDPVSRLREDIGHLEKAAQNFAQADALAPGENEAQELHEQATEQLTELRSQLDKAQAQAGNQPKPPGEEAGEQQAAEQPGEPQDSQQPGTPMQEVKAMASFSEVRGSSDLEGQYKDLRDKRKIRDW
- a CDS encoding RDD family protein, which codes for MEIPEEAKKKVKEVVPDEDEVKAGDIAPFNTRIIAALIDYGAIIIASLVLMKILPGFLSSVVSLASLGYILTKDSLPFLGGQSIGKKVMKLRAVTADGAPLTGNWEKGILRNAFLIIAPVELVVLLLREEKPEKGRRLGDDFAKTKVIVEAEPVVPEA